TGATCATGACATTTCACATCTGCCCATTCCTCACGTAGTAGACGTACTAAAGTATAGGATGGAGAATGACGTGTATCACCAACATCTTCCAGATAAGAAACACCAAGCACACTAACCTTTACATCTCTCAGTTCGGGAATTTCCTCTTTGATCAAATCAACGGTATGGGTTGGCATGGTATCATTTATATTTACTGAATTTACTGCAATAGCCAGACTATCATCAATCTCAAAAACATCTTTCATGGCCCAGTTGGCTAGCACCGGATCTTTAGTAAGGCAGTAACCTCCAACTCCCAGGCTGGGACGCAGCAGGTTGTCATGAGTACCTTTTCTTTTGCGGATGGCATCTCTTACTTTGAATAGATCCACTCCTATCTTTTCAGCAAATCTGGCCCATTCCAGGGTAAGAGCTATATTGGTGGCTCGATAGGAATTTTCCATAACCTTGGCCATTTCGGATGCATTGGTATTTTCCAGTTCTGTGAGTGGATAATTTTCCACATCCAGCACATTGCTGAGAAATTCTCGAGCCAGCTTTTTACTTTTGGCATTCACACCGGAAAATACACGCCAGAAATCACGAATAGAACTGACATATTTTGCGCCCGGCATCACGCGCTCATAAGAATGTGCAACTAAGGCAGGATTTTTATCTACATCGATACCACGTTTTTTTAATTCCTCTTCAATGATCGGTTTTACGATCCTTTCACTGGTTCCTGGAGGAACTGTAGTTTCTACCAGAACTAGGCATTCCGGTCGAATATGCTGTCCCAGAGTTCGCATGCCATCTCGAAAATGAGTAATATCACAATAACCTTTTTCTGCTTCTCCAAAGGCTGGTTTGGTAGCATCCAGTTGAATATCCACAACCACAATATCTGCCACTTCATAAGCGACATCGTGCCAAGTTGCCCGAAAATTCTGCTTCTGATTTACACAGCGTTCAAATAATTCCGGTACTTCCGGA
The genomic region above belongs to Candidatus Cloacimonadota bacterium and contains:
- a CDS encoding nucleotide sugar dehydrogenase, yielding MPNFSLSPDGTEYLLPTQEESKFEREEIIRITEEQRKLGRKIVTVQGMGFVGCVMAIVIADATDENGQPIYYVHGHQRPSKRSFWKVPVINTGEPPVSSSDPEVPELFERCVNQKQNFRATWHDVAYEVADIVVVDIQLDATKPAFGEAEKGYCDITHFRDGMRTLGQHIRPECLVLVETTVPPGTSERIVKPIIEEELKKRGIDVDKNPALVAHSYERVMPGAKYVSSIRDFWRVFSGVNAKSKKLAREFLSNVLDVENYPLTELENTNASEMAKVMENSYRATNIALTLEWARFAEKIGVDLFKVRDAIRKRKGTHDNLLRPSLGVGGYCLTKDPVLANWAMKDVFEIDDSLAIAVNSVNINDTMPTHTVDLIKEEIPELRDVKVSVLGVSYLEDVGDTRHSPSYTLVRLLREEWADVKCHDQYVEYWAELETEDIFSDLDKILPGSDVVVFAVGHSEYKTIDPKYLIKTCGKKP